The Anastrepha ludens isolate Willacy chromosome 2, idAnaLude1.1, whole genome shotgun sequence genome contains a region encoding:
- the LOC128855604 gene encoding phospholipase A1-like — MKVFWILAVFALAVSAVPIPEEERVNGENGWYVPQANGSYVWVSMEEGESMLEELEKQDEMEGRLSLVPVTFYLYTNLNPSKGQKISESASLIRSSNFDASNPTRFVIHRWIQSYTSGMNKDIRAAWLARDKYNVIVVDWARARSVDYASSVAAVPKVGKKVASLINYLVEYHGLLLNTTEVSGHSLGAHVAGYTGKLVENGKLHAIIGMDPALPLFSYKKTKKRLSSTDANYVETIQTNVGMLGFLEPIGKTSFYPNGGKSQPGCGWDLTGVCDHERSTTYYAESVSRNDYPSVKCSDYTSAVKNSCGSTYSSVNMGSQTNAYVASGEYYVPVLSFSPHGYGNA, encoded by the exons ATGAAAGTCTTTTGGATTTTGGCAGTCTTTGCCTTAGCAG tgTCGGCTGTTCCCATTCCTGAGGAGGAGCGCGTGAATGGTGAAAATGGTTGGTATGTACCTCAGGCTAATGGCTCATACGTATGGGTTTCAATGGAAGAGGGCGAAAGCATGTTGGAGGAATTGGAGAAACAGGATGAAATGGAGGGGCGCCTGTCACTTGTGCCTGTAACTTTTTACTTGTATACAAACCTAAATCCCTCCAAAGGACAAAAGATTAGCGAAAGCGCCTCATTGATTCGAAGTTCTAACTTTGATGCTAGCAATCCAACGAG ATTCGTGATCCATCGCTGGATACAGAGCTACACCTCCGGCATGAACAAGGATATTCGCGCTGCATGGCTGGCCCGTGACAAATACAATGTGATCGTTGTCGATTGGGCGCGTGCTCGTTCCGTTGATTACGCTTCTTCCGTTGCGGCTGTACCCAAAGTGGGAAAGAAGGTTGCCAGCTTGATTAATTACTTGGTAGAATACCACGGTTTGCTTCTCAACACGACCGAAGTAAGTGGTCATAGTTTGGGTGCTCATGTTGCCGGTTATACTGGTAAATTagttgagaatggcaaacttcaCGCGATCATCGGTATGGATCCCGCTTTGCCGCTTTTCAGCTACAAAAAGACAAAGAAACGTTTGAGTTCCACTGACGCCAATTATGTTGAAACTATTCAAACCAATGTTGGAATGTTGGGTTTTTTGGAGCCCATTGGTAAGACCTCTTTCTATCCAAATGGCGGTAAGAGTCAACCTGGTTGTGGCTGGGATTTAACTGGTGTATGTGATCATGAGCGCTCTACTACCTACTACGCTGAGTCAGTGTCTCGAAACGATTATCCCAGTGTGAAGTGCAGTGACTACACGTCAGCAGTGAAGAATTCATGTGGCAGCACCTACAGCAGTGTAAATATGGGCTCACAAACGAATGCTTATGTGGCTTCGGGCGAATACTATGTACCTGTACTGAGTTTTTCCCCTCATGGTTATGGCAACgcttaa